A window of the Streptomyces griseochromogenes genome harbors these coding sequences:
- the pqqE gene encoding pyrroloquinoline quinone biosynthesis protein PqqE: MTPEPPWALLAELTHACPLRCGYCSNPVELTRRSAELTTEQWAGVFRQAGELGVVQTHLSGGEPLLRRDLPDLVAAADTAGLYTQLVTSGVGLGERRLARLAEAGLRSVQLSVQHAEADTAERIAGARSFAAKERAARLIRAAGLPLGLNAVLHRGNLDGLDALIRLAVDWGADRIELAHTQYHGWALRNRAALLPAPAQVERARTVVDRWRERLGGTPELVWVASDLLDATAKPCMGGWGRISLTVAPDGTVLPCPAAAALPGLDPPNVLRHRLDRIWRESTAFNAFRGEAWMPEPCRGCALRTTDHGGCRCQAYALTGDPARTDPACRHAPDHHLVRDLVAGPRQLAYAYREAQREGGP; this comes from the coding sequence ATGACACCCGAACCCCCGTGGGCCCTGCTCGCCGAACTCACCCACGCCTGCCCGCTGCGCTGCGGATACTGCTCCAACCCGGTGGAACTGACCCGCCGCTCGGCGGAGCTGACCACCGAGCAGTGGGCCGGAGTGTTCCGGCAGGCGGGTGAACTCGGCGTCGTGCAGACCCATCTGTCGGGGGGCGAGCCGCTGTTGCGCCGCGACCTGCCCGACCTGGTGGCCGCCGCCGACACGGCGGGCCTGTACACCCAGCTCGTCACCAGCGGGGTGGGCCTCGGTGAGCGGCGGCTGGCCCGACTGGCCGAGGCCGGGCTGCGCAGTGTGCAGCTCTCGGTGCAGCACGCGGAGGCGGACACCGCCGAACGGATCGCGGGCGCACGGTCGTTCGCCGCGAAGGAACGCGCCGCCCGGCTGATCCGCGCGGCGGGCCTGCCCCTCGGGCTCAACGCCGTGCTGCACCGCGGCAACCTCGACGGACTCGACGCGCTGATCCGTCTCGCCGTGGACTGGGGCGCGGACCGGATCGAACTGGCCCACACCCAGTACCACGGCTGGGCACTGCGCAACCGTGCCGCCCTGCTGCCCGCACCCGCGCAGGTCGAACGGGCCCGCACGGTCGTCGACCGCTGGCGGGAACGGCTCGGCGGTACCCCGGAGCTGGTGTGGGTGGCCTCCGATCTGCTGGACGCCACGGCGAAGCCCTGCATGGGCGGCTGGGGCCGTATCTCGCTCACCGTCGCGCCCGACGGAACGGTCCTGCCCTGCCCGGCCGCCGCCGCCCTGCCGGGCCTCGACCCGCCGAACGTCCTGCGGCACCGGCTGGACCGGATCTGGCGGGAGTCGACGGCCTTCAACGCCTTCCGGGGCGAGGCCTGGATGCCCGAGCCCTGCCGTGGCTGTGCCCTGCGCACCACCGACCACGGAGGCTGCCGCTGCCAGGCGTACGCCCTCACCGGCGACCCCGCCCGGACCGACCCCGCCTGCCGGCACGCCCCGGACCACCACCTCGTACGCGACCTCGTGGCCGGGCCCAGGCAGCTCGCGTACGCCTACCGAGAAGCCCAGCGAGAGGGAGGACCATGA
- a CDS encoding SDR family oxidoreductase, whose product MNDSPVALITGGGSGIGAAVARQLLDAGYRVTVTGRGERRLRDFADGLGNPGGLLTVAGSASEFDDVRDAVDRTLKAYGRLDTVVANAGFATHDTVADGDPAGWTEMVLTNVLGPALLIRASVESLKGTRGRIVLVGSVAGFVNTPGNIYGATKWAVTGLAENTRRQVTEFGIGVTLVAPGRVETPFWDGNGSLPPGHLLTADQIAESVVWAIRQPAGVDVNTVVVRPLGQAN is encoded by the coding sequence GTGAACGACTCTCCGGTCGCGCTCATCACCGGTGGCGGCAGCGGCATCGGTGCCGCCGTCGCCCGGCAGCTGCTGGACGCCGGGTACCGGGTCACCGTCACCGGGCGCGGCGAACGCAGACTGCGGGACTTCGCCGACGGTCTGGGCAATCCCGGCGGACTGCTGACGGTCGCCGGCAGCGCGTCGGAGTTCGACGACGTGCGGGACGCCGTCGACCGCACGCTCAAGGCGTACGGCCGACTGGACACGGTCGTCGCCAACGCCGGCTTCGCCACCCACGACACGGTGGCCGACGGCGACCCGGCCGGCTGGACCGAGATGGTCCTCACCAACGTCCTCGGCCCGGCGCTCCTCATCCGCGCCTCGGTCGAGTCGCTGAAGGGGACCCGCGGCCGGATCGTCCTCGTCGGCAGCGTCGCCGGGTTCGTGAACACGCCCGGCAACATCTACGGGGCCACCAAATGGGCGGTCACCGGCCTCGCCGAGAACACCCGGCGCCAGGTCACGGAGTTCGGGATCGGGGTCACGCTGGTCGCCCCCGGCCGGGTGGAGACCCCGTTCTGGGACGGCAACGGCAGCCTGCCCCCGGGGCATCTCCTGACCGCGGACCAGATCGCCGAATCGGTGGTCTGGGCGATCCGGCAGCCGGCCGGGGTCGACGTCAACACCGTGGTCGTACGTCCGCTGGGTCAGGCCAACTGA
- a CDS encoding glycoside hydrolase family 88/105 protein produces the protein MRRRRLRAALTALALTTAGLTALPAAVPPAAAAQAPAPPPPAAAPDWSKAVVDSTMARYTPTSIGGWSYPVGLYLYGQYLTYRRTHDPRLLTYLKNYVDRFVKSDGSIDQSFNNLDSMQAGRLLVILHHETGQDRYRKAAKKIRDRLATYPRTSDGGFWHADNSSRAHQLWADGVYMVNPFLVEYGEEFGDSAYTNDEAARQLAVYGGHLQVADGLLKHAWDESRTASWADPHTGLAPEHWCRADGWYAMAVVGVLDAIPANHPRRARLLDIFRHLAAGLEKYQDPGTGRWFQVMDKGSRSDDWTETSCSSMFTYALSRGVRQGYLDPHYAAVARRGYEGVLAELSVGADGRTDLTGISVGTNVGDYAYYVGRTRVTNDFHGLGAFLIMNEQLRGD, from the coding sequence ATGAGACGCCGACGCCTGCGGGCGGCCCTGACGGCACTCGCGCTCACCACCGCCGGCCTGACCGCGCTCCCCGCGGCCGTCCCCCCGGCCGCCGCGGCCCAGGCCCCCGCCCCGCCCCCGCCCGCCGCCGCCCCCGACTGGTCCAAGGCGGTGGTCGACTCCACCATGGCCCGCTACACGCCGACGAGCATCGGCGGCTGGTCGTACCCGGTCGGCCTCTACCTCTACGGCCAGTACCTCACCTACCGGCGCACACACGACCCGCGCCTTCTCACCTACCTCAAGAACTACGTCGACCGCTTCGTGAAGAGCGACGGATCCATCGATCAGTCCTTCAACAACCTGGACAGCATGCAGGCCGGCCGCCTCCTGGTGATCCTGCACCACGAGACGGGCCAGGACCGCTACCGCAAGGCCGCGAAGAAGATCCGCGACCGTCTCGCCACCTACCCGCGCACGAGCGACGGGGGCTTCTGGCACGCCGACAACAGCAGCCGGGCCCATCAACTGTGGGCGGACGGCGTCTACATGGTGAACCCGTTCCTCGTCGAGTACGGCGAGGAGTTCGGCGACAGCGCGTACACGAACGACGAGGCGGCCCGGCAGCTCGCCGTCTACGGTGGCCATCTCCAGGTCGCCGACGGCCTGTTGAAGCACGCCTGGGACGAGTCGCGCACCGCGAGCTGGGCCGACCCGCACACCGGGCTCGCCCCCGAGCACTGGTGCCGCGCGGACGGCTGGTACGCGATGGCGGTCGTGGGTGTGCTCGACGCGATCCCCGCGAACCATCCACGCCGCGCCCGGCTCCTCGACATCTTCCGGCACTTGGCGGCGGGCCTGGAGAAGTACCAGGACCCGGGCACCGGCCGCTGGTTCCAGGTCATGGACAAGGGGAGCAGGAGCGACGACTGGACCGAGACCTCCTGCTCCAGCATGTTCACCTACGCCCTCTCGCGCGGCGTCCGGCAGGGCTACCTCGACCCGCACTACGCCGCCGTCGCCCGGCGCGGCTACGAGGGCGTCCTCGCCGAGCTCTCGGTCGGCGCGGACGGGCGCACCGACCTCACCGGCATCTCCGTCGGCACCAACGTCGGCGACTACGCGTACTACGTCGGACGCACCCGGGTCACGAACGACTTCCACGGCCTGGGGGCCTTTCTGATCATGAACGAACAACTGCGGGGTGACTGA
- the pqqA gene encoding pyrroloquinoline quinone precursor peptide PqqA, protein MNSTLQTTPSTGRPVPETSDERAWQSPGYHVVETALEVTAYALADRRAPEPPPAS, encoded by the coding sequence ATGAACTCCACCCTGCAGACGACCCCTTCAACGGGCCGCCCCGTCCCGGAGACATCGGATGAAAGGGCATGGCAAAGCCCTGGATATCACGTTGTGGAAACCGCTCTGGAGGTGACCGCCTACGCGCTCGCCGACCGCCGGGCGCCCGAGCCGCCCCCGGCCTCATGA
- the pqqD gene encoding pyrroloquinoline quinone biosynthesis peptide chaperone PqqD gives MTAGRRVPAEGVTDAGSATVPGAAARCLAPIAGASSEASVPVPGVAAGRPGPVPGAPPGRCAPTPDGPVWRPSLARGVVLRRDRVREADLLLLPERVVVLHGRAGRVLGLCDGSRTTDDIVAELSADFPGAPVAYQVPDFICRLREEGWLT, from the coding sequence ATGACGGCCGGGCGTCGCGTCCCCGCCGAGGGCGTGACGGACGCGGGGTCCGCAACCGTCCCGGGCGCGGCAGCCAGATGTCTCGCCCCGATCGCCGGGGCGTCGAGCGAGGCGTCTGTCCCCGTCCCGGGCGTGGCGGCCGGACGTCCCGGTCCCGTCCCGGGTGCGCCGCCGGGCCGTTGCGCCCCCACCCCGGACGGGCCCGTCTGGCGTCCCTCCCTCGCCCGGGGCGTGGTGCTGCGGCGCGACCGGGTGCGGGAGGCGGACCTGTTGCTGCTGCCGGAGCGCGTGGTCGTCCTGCACGGCCGTGCGGGCCGTGTGCTCGGTCTGTGCGACGGCAGCCGGACGACGGACGACATCGTCGCCGAGCTGTCCGCCGACTTCCCCGGCGCACCCGTGGCATACCAAGTCCCCGACTTCATCTGCCGGTTGCGGGAGGAGGGCTGGCTGACATGA
- a CDS encoding glycoside hydrolase family 75 protein gives MRLRTLTLAAASGAALLTAAVLPASASPSAPASPQEGSVGAADLLAKVKSCSQISNGKYKTDDETSATVPVCGKNGAVFWKADMDIDCDGQRTTNCNEDRDPWFQNDTAFHQSNGSPLKAESLPYVVVPSSSSIWNYSSAGIKGGGVVAVIYNNKVEYAVVGDTGPTQIIGEASYATAKALGIDPDPASGGVDSGVTYILFKNSKTSPIESHSAAVSLGDQLAKQFLADN, from the coding sequence GTGCGCCTTCGAACACTGACCCTCGCCGCGGCCTCCGGAGCCGCCCTCCTCACCGCAGCGGTACTCCCCGCCAGCGCCTCCCCCAGCGCCCCGGCCTCGCCCCAGGAGGGCTCGGTCGGCGCGGCCGACCTGCTCGCCAAGGTGAAGTCCTGCTCGCAGATATCCAATGGCAAGTACAAGACGGACGACGAGACTTCGGCCACGGTCCCCGTGTGCGGCAAGAACGGCGCGGTGTTCTGGAAAGCCGACATGGACATCGACTGCGACGGCCAGCGCACCACCAACTGCAACGAGGACCGCGACCCCTGGTTCCAGAACGACACGGCCTTCCACCAGTCCAACGGCTCGCCGCTGAAGGCCGAGTCGCTGCCGTACGTCGTCGTGCCCAGCTCCAGCAGCATCTGGAACTACTCCAGCGCCGGCATCAAGGGCGGCGGTGTCGTCGCCGTCATCTACAACAACAAGGTCGAGTACGCCGTCGTCGGCGACACCGGCCCCACGCAGATCATCGGCGAGGCCTCGTACGCCACCGCCAAGGCGCTCGGCATCGACCCCGACCCGGCGAGCGGCGGGGTCGACTCCGGCGTAACGTACATCCTGTTCAAGAACTCCAAGACCTCCCCGATCGAGAGCCACAGCGCGGCGGTCTCGCTCGGGGACCAGCTGGCCAAGCAGTTCCTCGCCGACAACTGA
- a CDS encoding aldo/keto reductase — translation MSSKVPPIILNNGVEMPQLGYGVWQVPDDEAEQAVATALEAGYRSIDTAAIYRNEKGTGKAIAASGLPREDVFVTTKLWNHDQGYDLTMRAFDASLERLGLDYVDLYLIHWPVPSKDKYIDTYKAFEKLHADGRAKAIGVSNFLPEHLRRLTAETSVVPAVNQIELHPHLQQHEARAFHGEQGIATEAWSPLGQGKGLLEVPAVVAIAQKHGRTPAQIVLRWHVQLGNIVIPKSVTPSRIRENIAVFDFSLDDEDLAAISALNEDRRIGPDPATFNLA, via the coding sequence GTGAGCAGCAAGGTCCCCCCGATCATCCTCAACAACGGCGTCGAGATGCCCCAGCTGGGCTACGGCGTCTGGCAGGTGCCGGACGACGAGGCCGAGCAGGCCGTCGCGACGGCACTCGAGGCCGGGTACCGCAGCATCGACACGGCTGCGATCTACCGCAACGAGAAGGGCACCGGCAAGGCCATCGCCGCCTCCGGCCTGCCCCGTGAGGACGTCTTCGTCACCACCAAGCTCTGGAACCACGACCAGGGGTACGACCTCACGATGCGCGCGTTCGACGCGTCGCTGGAGAGGCTGGGCCTCGACTACGTGGACCTGTACCTGATCCACTGGCCGGTGCCGTCCAAGGACAAGTACATCGACACCTACAAGGCGTTCGAGAAGCTGCACGCCGACGGCCGCGCGAAGGCGATCGGCGTGTCCAACTTCCTGCCCGAGCACCTGCGTCGGCTGACGGCGGAGACCTCGGTCGTCCCGGCCGTCAACCAGATCGAGCTGCACCCGCACCTGCAGCAGCACGAGGCGCGCGCGTTCCACGGGGAGCAGGGCATCGCCACCGAGGCCTGGTCGCCGCTCGGCCAGGGCAAGGGCCTGCTGGAGGTGCCGGCCGTCGTCGCCATCGCACAGAAGCACGGCCGCACCCCGGCGCAGATCGTGCTGCGCTGGCACGTCCAGCTGGGGAACATCGTGATCCCGAAGTCCGTGACGCCGTCGCGGATCAGGGAGAACATCGCGGTGTTCGACTTCAGCCTGGACGACGAGGACCTCGCGGCGATCAGCGCCCTGAACGAGGACCGGAGGATCGGCCCGGACCCGGCCACCTTCAACCTGGCCTGA
- a CDS encoding class I SAM-dependent methyltransferase: MAHDHHRHERHGHADTHGHGTGTDIDWNEMAPLLETQAELFTPVYERAMAWLAKEVTEPGLIVDAGSGPGVVSCLFAEAFPGARIVAVDGTEPLLERARARAVRQSVADRFDTLAGELPDVLDELDYPADLLWASRSLHHLGDQRAALAAFAARLAPGGTLALLEGGLPARFLPRDIGIGRPGLQARLDVVQEDWFARMRADLPGSVAETEDWPALLTSAGLKHTRTRSFLLDLPAPATERARAHVAASLSRLRDAGSEDLDAEDLATLDRLLDPSDPANVHRRPDVFVLAAYTVHTAVRPV; this comes from the coding sequence ATGGCGCACGATCACCACCGGCACGAGCGGCACGGGCACGCAGACACGCACGGGCACGGCACCGGCACCGACATCGACTGGAACGAGATGGCCCCGCTGCTGGAGACGCAGGCGGAGCTGTTCACGCCCGTCTACGAGCGGGCCATGGCCTGGCTGGCCAAGGAGGTGACCGAGCCGGGGCTGATCGTGGACGCGGGCAGCGGGCCCGGTGTCGTCTCGTGCCTGTTCGCCGAGGCATTCCCCGGCGCCCGGATCGTGGCCGTCGACGGCACCGAACCGCTGCTGGAGCGCGCCCGCGCCCGCGCCGTACGGCAGTCGGTCGCCGACCGCTTCGACACCCTGGCCGGTGAACTGCCGGACGTACTGGACGAGTTGGACTATCCGGCCGATCTGCTGTGGGCCAGCCGCAGCCTGCACCACCTCGGCGACCAGCGGGCCGCGCTCGCCGCGTTCGCCGCCCGGCTGGCCCCCGGTGGCACCCTGGCCCTGCTCGAGGGCGGCCTGCCCGCGCGCTTCCTGCCCCGGGACATCGGCATCGGCCGCCCCGGACTCCAGGCGCGGCTGGACGTGGTGCAGGAGGACTGGTTCGCCCGGATGCGGGCCGACCTGCCCGGCTCCGTCGCCGAGACCGAGGACTGGCCGGCGCTGCTGACCTCCGCCGGTCTGAAGCACACCCGCACCCGCAGCTTCCTCCTGGACCTGCCCGCGCCCGCGACCGAGCGGGCCCGCGCCCACGTCGCCGCCTCCCTGTCCCGGCTGCGCGACGCCGGCAGCGAGGACCTGGACGCCGAGGACCTCGCCACCCTGGACCGGCTGCTCGACCCGTCCGACCCGGCGAACGTGCACCGCAGGCCGGACGTGTTCGTCCTCGCCGCGTACACGGTCCACACGGCGGTACGCCCCGTCTAG
- a CDS encoding heparin lyase I family protein yields the protein MSTSRRAVLAAALGGAASTAAGPGAAPAAHAASWQQKWAPSARTDGLGAFETVEDDRANSHPAGHPHIFATGDNWRFTMHTVDRDTSTDRQRQEVTGLRTSGSSYLKWTEGQTWRITYSMYIPASLKATTTFTHIMQMKQPGTGTSPIVVQSLRRVNRKQTIELRLATDDILVGRTDLEPLHDNWTEVDFQIKVGNGSAGSVRWILRSGSTTVLDTSKTGVDTFLADRVRPKWGIYRSLGDTSGSLQNTYLLLTGLRGYQLV from the coding sequence ATGAGCACATCCAGAAGGGCGGTGCTGGCAGCGGCGCTCGGCGGCGCGGCCTCCACCGCGGCCGGCCCGGGCGCCGCCCCCGCCGCACACGCCGCCTCCTGGCAGCAGAAGTGGGCGCCGTCGGCGCGGACCGACGGGCTCGGAGCCTTCGAGACGGTGGAGGACGACCGGGCGAACTCGCATCCGGCCGGCCATCCGCACATCTTCGCCACCGGCGACAACTGGCGGTTCACCATGCACACGGTCGACCGCGACACCTCGACCGACCGCCAGCGGCAGGAGGTCACCGGCCTGCGCACGAGCGGCAGCAGCTACCTCAAGTGGACCGAGGGCCAGACCTGGCGGATCACGTACTCCATGTACATCCCCGCCTCTCTGAAGGCGACCACCACCTTCACCCACATCATGCAGATGAAGCAGCCCGGCACGGGCACCTCGCCGATCGTCGTGCAGTCGCTTCGCCGGGTGAACCGGAAGCAGACGATCGAGCTCAGGCTCGCGACCGACGACATCCTGGTCGGCCGCACCGACCTGGAACCGCTGCACGACAACTGGACCGAAGTCGACTTCCAGATCAAGGTCGGCAACGGTTCGGCGGGCTCGGTCCGCTGGATCCTCAGGAGCGGCTCCACCACCGTCCTCGACACGTCGAAGACCGGAGTCGACACCTTCCTCGCCGACCGCGTGCGCCCGAAGTGGGGCATCTACCGCTCCCTCGGCGACACCTCCGGCTCCCTGCAGAACACCTATCTCCTGCTCACCGGCCTGCGCGGCTACCAACTCGTCTGA
- the pqqC gene encoding pyrroloquinoline-quinone synthase PqqC gives MTSAPERTDEAAPVWPADEFTERLRAVTAARYHDRHPFNLRMHRGELTPDELRRWISARFHYQRHIPVKDALVLAGLDGPEERRSWLRRIQDHDGTADGGPGGIERWLRLGEAAGVTREELWDASRVPPGVRFAVEAYVTFCRRRPALEAVAASLTELSAPDLMRTRIAAFERHYPWIDPAGLAYFRTRVTQGARDGAEALALVLARARTRERQERAVAALTFKCEVLWALLDAVDTTHGSGP, from the coding sequence ATGACGTCGGCGCCCGAGCGTACCGACGAGGCCGCGCCCGTCTGGCCGGCCGACGAGTTCACCGAGCGGCTGCGCGCGGTCACCGCCGCCCGCTACCACGACCGGCACCCCTTCAACCTGCGGATGCACCGCGGCGAGCTGACCCCCGACGAACTGCGCCGCTGGATCTCCGCCCGCTTCCACTACCAGCGGCACATCCCCGTCAAGGACGCGCTCGTCCTCGCGGGCCTCGACGGACCCGAGGAGCGCCGCTCCTGGCTGCGCCGCATCCAGGACCACGACGGCACGGCCGACGGCGGCCCCGGCGGCATCGAGCGCTGGCTGCGGCTCGGCGAGGCGGCCGGCGTCACCCGCGAGGAGCTCTGGGACGCCTCCCGGGTGCCGCCCGGCGTGCGGTTCGCGGTGGAGGCCTACGTCACCTTCTGCCGGCGGCGTCCCGCGCTGGAGGCCGTCGCCGCGTCCCTGACCGAGCTGTCCGCCCCGGACCTGATGCGCACCCGCATCGCCGCCTTCGAGCGCCACTACCCGTGGATCGATCCGGCCGGACTCGCCTACTTCCGCACCCGGGTCACCCAGGGCGCCCGCGACGGCGCCGAGGCCCTCGCCCTGGTCCTCGCCCGAGCCCGCACCCGCGAGCGGCAGGAACGGGCGGTGGCCGCGCTCACCTTCAAGTGCGAGGTGCTGTGGGCGCTGCTGGACGCGGTGGACACCACACACGGGAGCGGGCCATGA